Below is a genomic region from Henckelia pumila isolate YLH828 chromosome 3, ASM3356847v2, whole genome shotgun sequence.
ataaataaaataacgaaaatattttattttgatcataAAATATTTACAATTTATCTCAAATATTAGTATGATGATACAAAATATGAGAATTTTTTTTCacgaaatatattataaaatggtggatgtaaaaaattttgatttaccaaaattttatttaaatttgatataatataCAAAGTATCTTAAGATAAAATTAAGATTTCtatgttattatatatttttttattttgtaatataTCCTTTGGTGATTAACAACTTGATTTTATAGTATAAAGATatgatttgaattttattttattttgtacaattttaaatacaaaaatatattaAGTGACTATGACAGAAAATATTATGCttaattaaaattctaattcttaagatataataaaaaaaattataaagatatgaataaaaattaaaaaataaaaacggaACATCATTTGATacagaaatttgatttaaaaaatataatttagcacaaaaataaaaaaattagttttaaattgtttttttttttttttgcgtttAATGATTAACAAATTTAACCATACATTTTTTTTGAGTAATTAacatattttatgaattttgcaTTGAAATCAttaatgaatttaataaaaataaaaccaatCATTTAGAGGGTGTCATTGTccatttttgtaaaaatattaagATGGAGTGAAATTAATAAGAGATGGAGTGTAAATAACATTCTTCTGAAAACTAAAtacgattttattttaaagggtGTTTCAGTAATTTGACGAATTAGGGTTTGAAATTCGAccttcggaagaggaattttACGCTAATTTTTACAATAACAGAGAGAAGAATTTACGTTTTctccttttattatttttttctgggGTTGTGCAAGCTGAAAGTTTTGGATAATTTCTCGAGTTGTATCAATTTCTCTACAAGTGCATATCTTTAATTTTTCCGGATATCGACAGCGAATTTGTTCCAATCAGGTTCGGCTCTTCGACTGGAAAATTTTCATCTGACATAACAATCTTTGTTCTTTGAGGACTTTACACGGTCAGGTTTTCGTGaaagattgtttttttttctttgaataaTGTCTTGTCCAAATGAAATTACAGGTTCGAGTTTTACAGGTTCaagttttatttaaatcatGTTCGTTAATAAATCAATAACCTGCTATTTGCGCGGAATCTCTATTTAATTTCTGTTAATATATATtgcattatattattttttgtcaGTCATGCAAAAATTAGACACAGAAGCTCCGTGAGGTTCTTTTGGTTCTTGCTAAATTTCCGGTTGAGCTTCACTGTTTAAGTGCTCTGTTTTTTGGGTTACGCGTTGGGCTTCAGATTCAAGATTCTTCTTGATCATCTTTTTAGTTGTAGTTTTACCATAATACTATTTTTCTTGTATGGATCATAGATACATATAGCTAGATGATTGATTGTTGATATATAAATTTGATATAGACGGAAACACTTTCTCTGGAATTTACTTTGGGGCCCTGTTTAGAGCGCTATGGGTGAAACTGGGAAACGATTTCGCCACTACCGCGATGACTTGGACAACAAGAACCAAAAGAGGAGGACTGATAGAGGACGAGACAGAGATGAAAATGGCAATGACGAACTACTAGTGTACAGGATTCTGTGTCCTGATAGTGTGATCGGGAGTGTAATTGGGAAGAGTGGAAAAGTTATAAATTCTATCCGGCAAGAGTCGAGAGCCAAAGTCAAGGTCGTGGATCCGTTTCCAGGCGCTAAAGATAGAGTTATTttaacatattgttatgttaGAGAGAAGGAAGATGTTGAGGTTGATGAGGAATTCGATAATAATAAACCTCTGAGTCCTGCGCAAGATGCGCTTTTGAAAGTGCATGCTGCAATTGCAAACGCTGTTGCCACAGTTGGGGATTCTGATGGAAAAAATAGAGACAAAAGTAAGGAGGGATGCCAGCTTCTTGTCCCTGCTAGCCAGTCTTCTAATATTATTGGCAAATCTGGTGCAACCATCAAGAAATTAAGAAACAAAACAAGGACTAACATCAAGGTCATTGCAAAGGATATCAGTGATCCGTCTCACTCTTGCGCCTTTGATTTTGACAATTTTGTTCAGGTTAGTTTTCGGTTGGCTTGATAGGCAATACATTCTAAATGTCAATCATCATGATTCTGACTCTGTAGATGTTATCTTATTACTGCTTTTTCTGTTAAGATATTGATTGCTTGTGAATACTCTAGATATCTGGAGACTCAGAGGCTGTGAAGAAAGCACTTTTTGCCATTTCTGCAATCATGCACAAGTTTGCGCCCAAGGAAAACATTCCTCTTGACACTTCCATTCCTGAAGCTCCTCCAAGCATCATCATCCCAGCAGATGTTCCCATATATCCTGCCACGGGACATTATCCTAATGTAGATTCTATTGCCCCTACTAGATCCATCCCTTCCATTTTAGGTCATACAAACACACTAGATATTCCTGGTTATACAGATGCTGGAAGCTCATGGCCTGTCTATTCATCTACTATACCTGTGGTTTCTGGTTATGGAGGTTCTTCACAAGCTGAGGAGTTGACGGTAAAAGTGGTATGCCCTGGTAACGTGATTGGGCGTGTCATTGGAAAAGGAGGAAGTTCCATTAGAAATATAAGGCAGGATAGTGGTGCTCGTGTTGATGTGGAGGACCCCAAGCCCAAGCATAATGAGTGTATCATCACTGTGATCTCCATGGAggtattttaatatatatgtgtTTTTGGTCAGTATCAGGATTCACTTTTTCTGGGACTCCTTTTTTGTTCATTTATCATATGTTGTGCTCAAATAATATTGCAAATTAGTATTCATATTTGCTATCATTATGTTTGACCATCACTTTGCCATGTGACAGAATTTCTGTTGATGTTACCAGCATGACACAGGGGCATGACTATTCTAAAACAATTATTATATAGGACATTGGTTTGAAtgctaatttttaatttttttaatggttCAAGCCGAAGATGTAAAACCATTTTCACTGTTCAAGGTTGACATATGTACTTGCGTCAGGAACCATCTTAAAGAGTTTCATGTATCGTTTTGTTGTGCCGTAGTCATTGTTAATTTAAATATCTGCCTTTCAATTGATTAGTCTGTCTTACTGCATTTCTAATATGGTACTCATTTTATAGGCCTCGGATGACTTgaaatcctcggcagtggaagCTGTGCTGTTGTTGCAAGGAAAAATAaatgatgaagatgatgaaacTGTAACTATGCGGCTTCTTGTTCCTTCAAAAGTTATAGGCTGTATAATTGGGAAAAGTGGCTCTATCATCAATGAAATCCGAAAGAGAACTAAAGCAGATATTAGAATTTCCAAAGGCGAAAAGCCAAAATGCGCTGATGATAATGATGAAATTGTTGAGGTCTGTACGACTTTATTTGTTAATTATCTCAAAACATCTTGCATCCTTTATTAATTAGTGTGGATTGCATTTACAATGTAGATTTTTGGACAAGTTGGTAGCGTGAGAGATGCCCTTATTCAGATTGTTTTGAGGCTTAGAGACGATGTATTAAAGGATAGGGAAGGTGGCCAAAATTCCTTTGTTGGTGGCGAAGCATTATACTCTGGTGGAGCATCTCTACCAATGCAATCTGGCTTGCCCAGCATGTCTTCTACTGCTTCATTTGGTTATGAAAAAAGGCCAGAAAGCGGGAGTGGACTAGCCTTGCTTTCCTCCAGTGCTTATGGATATAAGCCTTTATCGGTATGCTTGTACTTGGCGTATTTGAAAAACTATATTTTCATGTACGTGATTGCTTGGAaatgagaataaaaaactaaaaaggCATAGTATTGTTCTCGTCACTGCTTGGCTATATCTTAGTTTATATTTTTGCACCGACATCAGTATTTTACAGATCTCTTTCGTTTATTATTTGTGATACTTTTAATATATTTCTATTTGTGGTCTCGAATGTTAAATGCTATCTTTATGTAATTGTTcctttttgttttaattattttacgtAGCTTTGTTGGATTTTACCGCATAATTTGCATTTCCTTGGCTTCTAACCTTGTGTTCTCTTTTCATAAAGATTGGAGATAGCGGCCATGGACAGTTGGCTTCACGCTCATCATCACTATATTCAAGGTTAATATCTTGTTCGCATTGAATTTATGACCTGTTACTTAGAGCATAAAATCCTCAAAGTACATTTTTGTTCGCAATATTTGATCAGGTTCCCTCCGCCATCTACTCTGGATATGGTAATCCCTGCACATGCGATTGGTAAAGTCATTGGAAAAGGTGGCACAAATATCGAGAATATCCGGCAGGTGAGTTATTCTTCATTGACTGTAGAAAGAAGTGAAGTTGGAAAATACTTTGTTTTTGGGTTTAACCGTTTAAGATTAGAAAGGAAGGAAGGAAATTTTTTCTACTTCAAACCTAATCCGAGAAACTAatcttctgtttttttttcacCTTACCTTCTGTTTCTCTAGTTTTATTCCAGTAATTTTGTGCCTTCACCATAAACATTTCGATTAGGCTAGTAGTCAGTCACTAATACCAAGTGACGTGTATGTTTTTAGGCTAACAGCTTGGTGAACTTGGCAATAAAAAGTTGCCGTCCTAAGATCTGGGTGCTTTTTATGATTAATTTGGGTGCCAGTGAGTTGCTGTAACATTAGTTGTCCTCTGAATTTAATGGTTTTAAGTTATACTTGTTATTTTAGATTCTTCCCGTTCTTGCAATCCTTTTACATGTTAATTGTCTATTAGTCCacatgtgggctttgcttggCAAGGACTTGGTAATGGGGTCGGAAATGATGATGATGTTGCTTAATTCACATACGATATGATGCATCATGTGGCTATCATATTTCTTTCAACTTATATTTCCATGTGCATTCATTCTCTTCCAGATATCTGGAGCTACTATAGAGATTTCTGATCCAAAATCTTCCAATGGTGATCGTGTGGCTTTAATATCGGGGACCACTGAGCAGAAGCGTGCTGCTGAAAACTTGATTCAAGCCTTTATATTGGCCACTTAACTTATGGGGAGTATTCGTCCCCAATGTTTCTTCTCTCTAGTTCCTCTAGGTTTCCAGCGCTGAGATTACCACAAACTCAAGTATCCGGTGACTTCAGTCTCTTCTGTAGGAAATCTCATGAATCTAGAGGTTAAATCGAGTATTCTGTTTTCAGGTGGTACAAGCTGTGCTTGTGCAGCATGTAAAATCTATTCATCTACAGCAGCTTCATAAGTTAGGAGAAAACTTTCTTCCCTTAAGTAGTACTTATCAGATTTTGTTGACTGCAAATCGTGTTTCCAGCATTGCTTTCCTCATGATCTGATGTTAATTAGATTTCTGAAATCTTAtatgcatccttgaaatttCCGTTCCTCCTGCTGCTGCTCTTTCATATTGGTGCGATACATGATTCTATATCTCTACTTCATGTTCCTTTTCCTGGGGTCCATGGATGGTATGCAGGAGCTCTGGGCAGTATTTTCTCCCGCTTTATGAAAACTTGATTTATGTCTAGATAGTCCAGGCGTACTGCAATTTTTCCAAATACCAATCTGGTCAATAGCTTGTGCAGGGATTCTTATTGACATTTACTAATCATTCTGACTtagtttctttattttattcattccaTACCCTTCATGATAACCTTTCTGCCAAAgccttttaaaaatttttcatgttgtaTTCTGCATCCTAGGTATTCAAGAGCGTGAACTGTTGGTGGTTCTTGAATTGATTTCCCAGACTCGTGATTTGTTTTCAGATAGTGGTACTTATTGACGACCCTTAGGTATGAGGATAGATGCGACTATTTTTGGGTGTTCATAGCCACCTCTATTTTCTGATATCCGACCTGTAATATTCACACCTAATTTATTCTgctttcaaaattaaaatgattGTTGGTGTCAGTTCATTCACTCATTAATTGGATTGGATGGTAATGGTATAGTGGTACGGAAAGTATTACCTTTTTCCCAATGGATTGACCTCAATAATTTTGATCCGATACTAATGTAATGATCTTTTCCTAGATTGACATTTAATTGCTTTGCAAGTTTGCCTCCCAAGAATTGTACTGTGTTATTCTTTCATCAATTTGTGCATGGTCCATCACCTCTAGGAATATGAAATCAATCCTGCTTTaactcgaaggaaagagaaaATCCCTTCTGAAGTAGTTTTACCATATATATAAGGATAACATGTTTCCTTATGAACCATCTAAGAATGTGATAATATCTTTGGTGTTTTTCGCATTGACAATGTCTTCCGTCGTTAACACTAGCACAGGTTTCAAATACATTTTATGTGTTTCAAGGTCAATTCTCCAATTTCTGTACATTGTGTGGAAATGTTATGCTTAGCCTGCGCACTTCTTTTTCATGTGCAGTGATCAGCTGATTGCTCTTCTTTGGACAACAATCCTGTCCTATTGTTTCTGTATCAAGATAAATTTTGTACTTTTGGGCCTCTCTACCTTCTATGTTGTATGCTGTACTTTTGTCTTAGTATAGTAGCAGCCGTCCAGTTATGTTCTGTTATGATTTCCTTTTTCGACATTCCTCATCTCCTTTCTCCATTTCATCAttgatttatttgtcaataaaatttttttggtGGGGTGAGTGTGTGGGATGGGGTTTATGGTCTCGGTGAACACGCCGATCACCTTTTCTCCCCTTTAGCGTGGATCCAATTTAGTGATATTTCCTTTTAAGATTGTTTTGATAAAGCCACTTAAGATACCAAATCCCCCTCCTGTCTCATTATCTGTTGATGACATTGGTTAGTAATACCAGTTTTTTCAGTTGAGCTCTATCGACTCTTCTGATGTAGCTTTCTTTTGTTCGGGGTAATGTTACGTTAGCAATTCTTTTCCTACCTGCATTCTTTAACATGCACATGCACTCAAAACATGAGAAACTAATTGTTTCTCCCACTAAACGAATTAGTTGGCCATTTCCTTCATAGGTTTCCTGAACTCGAGCATGTTGATTTTcatccttgagttgaacgtttTTTAGTGTTGGAGTGAGTGGCTGGTGAAGTTAATAGGGAACTTCACCATTTTCAGTCCACTCCAGCTCTTGGATCTAGATCCTCTATAGATGGTAGGTGGTGTTCCTTTATCGGGAACGTGGTTTTAGTTTTCTTCGCCGCAAATAGATAGATCCTTCATCGGATGTTTGTGAATTCTTCGAGTTGTGGTTCTGATGTGGGTGTGATGGTTTATTTTCTTGGAGAAAGCAACTGTATGTATTCGGCTCtatgttttttttaactttCTTCACTGATTTCATTATCTCAAATTTATTGTATGAGTTCTATTGTTTTTGAATGAGAGTTTGTAGCATTATTTAGACATGTATCATTACTATTATTAACATCGTTATCTATTCATTTTTGTTTCGTGTGTATTACAACGATTCTTTGATATTCTTTGGGAGAATTTTGGTGTGTGTGACTTTGTCTATCTGTTAACTTGTGCCCTTTATCTTTGCCAAATTGCTATTTGGGATTTGTATTTGGTTGGTGATGAGAAAAGTGAGTCGGGTTATTTTAGTTGGAACCTAGCATGTATGCTCCAAGCTTAGCCCGTGCAAGTGCGACGATAGAATGAGTGGCAAAAATTTGtccttatttttggttttttctgATCAAACGGGCTTGTAGTGCAAAGGCTAATGACATACATCACTTTTGTGAAATCACGAGATTGTTGAAAATCTCCTGTTATAACTATCAATtttgtgttttcaaattttgagcatAAACGCATCGAAAAACACGTACGGATAAGAGGTTGAATGCTAATTTGAAAACATGGGGATGCATgtgttcaaaatttaaaaacatgtGAAGTTAATAGATCATTTTTGTTTATTATACGTGGAGTTTTTAGCAATCTCGAGATTTATAAATATGAGAATTATAAATATGACGCATGTGATTAAACTCAATTTAGCAGGTAGCCTGGAGGATGGAGTACTTTGTTTCCCAATCGTACTTTCGTATTGGGAAGTGTAATGCATTATCCAtatctttttattattatttctcaTTATTTTGCTTGTTTTTACtagcatatatatttttttgaaaattctgAATGCATATTTTACacatttctttttattattatttctcaTTATTTTGCTTGTTTTTActcgcatatatatattttttgaaattctgaaTGCATATTTTACCCCTTCTGCAAAAGGATATTTTAACTGAAATACATATTTTACCCCTTATACAAAATGAATTATCAAATACAtagtttttcaaatttaaatatgaatttttttataagggttaaaatatgtattttagttaaatttcattaaaatttgccatatgtttttaaaaaaattcaagtaaGAAATATATTTTACTCAATGATAAAAGAGTTACAAGAAATGTAAGTTTATGCTCAAAATAAAAGTCGAAACAAACATATTTGTTGTAGCATATAAgtcattcattttttttttttaaatgatgaaTATAAAGTGattatcattttaattataaaatgttGGATTTAGAAAACTTTTCAATTTTATACAAAAAAAGATTACAATATTTAAAGAAACAATGTTGCCTTTTGTGGATGAATAGAAGTATTTATGAGGAGTTAGATGAATTTTTactgaaaatattaattatttgtaatttgtaaaatttataatttatatgttTTAGGTCATGCTTAGTAGGATGAAATCAGTAGACATTTCACGTCACATCCAAATCCAAATTtctaaatgcataaaaataggAATTGTTTTTCCCATGAATATTCATTGGTTGATATCAACGAATAATCGTTTCATTCCCTCTTTAttctctctttttttaaaaaaaataaacattaatccACCAAAATCATCCTCATGTGTTCGTCGTCTTCTTTCTcatctaaaattaaattcacataataaatcaaatatcttaCTATTCAATTAAAAATATGTTCTTTATAATAactaactttcaattaatttgGTGAAATTCCAAGTGAATTTACACGAAagcccattttttttttattttttacttctTCTTATCgataatttgaaatttattttta
It encodes:
- the LOC140887831 gene encoding KH domain-containing protein At4g18375, which translates into the protein MGETGKRFRHYRDDLDNKNQKRRTDRGRDRDENGNDELLVYRILCPDSVIGSVIGKSGKVINSIRQESRAKVKVVDPFPGAKDRVILTYCYVREKEDVEVDEEFDNNKPLSPAQDALLKVHAAIANAVATVGDSDGKNRDKSKEGCQLLVPASQSSNIIGKSGATIKKLRNKTRTNIKVIAKDISDPSHSCAFDFDNFVQISGDSEAVKKALFAISAIMHKFAPKENIPLDTSIPEAPPSIIIPADVPIYPATGHYPNVDSIAPTRSIPSILGHTNTLDIPGYTDAGSSWPVYSSTIPVVSGYGGSSQAEELTVKVVCPGNVIGRVIGKGGSSIRNIRQDSGARVDVEDPKPKHNECIITVISMEASDDLKSSAVEAVLLLQGKINDEDDETVTMRLLVPSKVIGCIIGKSGSIINEIRKRTKADIRISKGEKPKCADDNDEIVEIFGQVGSVRDALIQIVLRLRDDVLKDREGGQNSFVGGEALYSGGASLPMQSGLPSMSSTASFGYEKRPESGSGLALLSSSAYGYKPLSIGDSGHGQLASRSSSLYSRFPPPSTLDMVIPAHAIGKVIGKGGTNIENIRQISGATIEISDPKSSNGDRVALISGTTEQKRAAENLIQAFILAT